One region of Armigeres subalbatus isolate Guangzhou_Male chromosome 3, GZ_Asu_2, whole genome shotgun sequence genomic DNA includes:
- the LOC134226413 gene encoding eukaryotic translation initiation factor 4 gamma 1 isoform X1: MQSGGGPLQPGPSVMRGLTSGTPTSSQQQSEMQKMQSQPPLMNQPYQQPNMFRNAGANQNTRPTRAMVQAYHSTAFIPATVFPVTYNPRLSQWPSYGSMPGMPYQPHYYVQPNIIPSQHQQNRRNPGGENNLVNVNNNYSGAPSNGSTNQLNPLTTIPQMPQVQMPPGQPNQSSPMTVSHDLLVMQQMHPPPAQHTPQPGVPGAPGQAPMDQHQQNPAQVNVGAPQPQHTMMSQMQLAPHMAAQQAAPTTTIKKRQPGSRAIPIIHPDTQEDILKKMFNDSPPPTSSAPSTTVASTSGPPPPLPSGPAGTGSSAPPPANYSTIPSNVPQVPLNPSAVDSEYDNYPPHPHQGTPELPGGMLLHHQAPPHMHHPPPNHPPPSTHVHPVQAQLYDMGRSPAGQQSHELVYTGPGGPLKTINPPPHLPPPTHHSVVPVPSAAEMTTASGTPVVSANANAPSVEIKPYQKKKKPVSEQQQQVIIQQPPPPVQQSHPQLQQHQVQHPPPHPLHHPHPLPANINHPPPPTGIPINDSMSIPFGGAPERYRTFSEKSIAESTLSTDAEPFVYTGPTSVTSNHQQQSRMEELPQSVVIQPELVLPIVAPEQKQPVQTEPQQEIPDSLNKLEVAEEQMANKRTASAVDSLVAGVENLSVEEQPTVAVGVHNINNKKNKQHKKRSEEVPSVSETSSSSSSIPSSNKDSSSSKAPAPITTVVVEQQKQESIDEIDRSAVVSVEEPHQQTQQSSSSSLINNLVEHDSKLDNDNINNNVECTSTTITTNTDNTTTITTDNNNVVSSPMENVKQLQQLDSRQITPPKMVDVENNVQQQHQPEFDDNKNVVETAIVPSKESTPAPVEQLPTPVTITKELSPAPTTNTLKAPAPPVAPIKKSRSLTLIEYDPGQWSPDNPTGKKKYSRDQLLQLKNTAPAREKPLNLPNCLERSNHSGGHSMGGGNQYGKSNYVEMSLMPTFIKDRMVTGGNQMRQPYPPKRPSQQGNQGQSGAQSNKQSQQGMSKTGSKIIRLQLDEEVKLNECENAWRPSHLQQNEVLDDVERKTQELFKKFRSVLNKLTPDNFDKLVQQVKSFVIDTDERLDGCIKLIFEKAIAEPNFSEAYAKMCKEIGTLAVDIAAANSEKRMPNFKSRLLAQCQTEFERRRNDQTSAIRDSRIKLEANKNLAKEEFEELKAQLEEEEQKVRRRAVGTVRFIGELFKHGQLTASIMHSCIKLLIEKDSRDYDEETLECLCKLLTTIGAKMEKENGQDLGQYFEKMGEIVRYKEKYRISSRIRFMIQDVIDLRRNGWQPRRQDLNPKTMNQIQKEAETEQLQINMSYLPRGGDMGRGGRGNMQGGSKMSGSMGSGGYGQGSYARGGNQSSMKGGRQTDDDGFQQILNNRNNRQQQLQIDPKKINIPSNLDTARLGSAANYQGWKNNSNMFAALNNEDNQGGSGSGSNSMLDRDSDRDRDRRDRGGDRDRNQRDRDRDRDRDRSGSHNKNSGSYHKGSMERERYNRYGSSSSQNDDRMNRSSREPSSGSMRPMSGQLSNSQLHDRDRDRGKMPIQQQPPSMQGRSSQQRHAPQSSAPLPGKITSNSGSALTKSGSGHLYQQQQLPQFAIPKDVPPRRSFPTPDEETETNIQKFSKYVNIEMDQSDFEASVQVLKELNIKPDFYHAAINQLFMDNIERDGKTRELVARVIIQMFEKKAITKADYLHALEEIFNLADDLIIDIPQLYMYITSFYVMPLNQRHVNLVDVRNVAQCILPAHGATLLKELLLQYEALYGKDATVMLWYESSLNPTDFIKMGSAEAAEKYLTDAKLGYLLDSSSKALDMQTVGTQIKHFLKTHAKFMEIYNWIAGYVGPERDTSNEFIRTLTKAVIEHCIDNKTKLNIQEIQRWHPILQKYLDNKPERELQAMYAIQRLVVELEHPQNLLHSLLEPLYDNDVINEGFTLWIESKDPLEEQGKGVCLKGITQFVTMFMENSSDDDN, from the coding sequence ATGCAGAGTGGAGGAGGGCCATTGCAGCCGGGTCCGTCCGTAATGCGGGGACTTACGTCGGGGACACCGACTTCTTCACAGCAGCAGTCAGAAATGCAGAAGATGCAGTCCCAACCTCCGTTGATGAATCAACCGTACCAGCAGCCGAATATGTTCAGAAACGCTGGTGCGAACCAGAATACGCGCCCGACGCGTGCCATGGTCCAAGCGTACCACAGCACGGCATTCATACCGGCGACCGTATTCCCAGTGACCTACAATCCGCGGTTAAGCCAATGGCCGAGCTATGGCTCAATGCCGGGAATGCCCTATCAGCCACATTACTATGTCCAGCCTAACATCATTCCCAGTCAACATCAGCAGAACCGGCGTAATCCGGGCGGCGAAAACAATCTCGTTAATGTAAATAACAACTATTCCGGAGCTCCTTCGAACGGAAGCACTAATCAGCTTAATCCGCTAACGACTATTCCGCAGATGCCGCAGGTTCAGATGCCACCGGGGCAACCGAATCAATCATCGCCGATGACCGTATCGCATGATCTTCTCGTGATGCAACAAATGCATCCGCCACCGGCTCAGCACACGCCTCAACCCGGTGTGCCCGGTGCTCCCGGCCAAGCGCCGATGGACCAACATCAGCAGAATCCCGCTCAAGTCAATGTCGGGGCACCGCAGCCTCAACATACGATGATGTCACAAATGCAGCTCGCTCCTCATATGGCAGCCCAGCAGGCAGCTCCGACGACCACTATCAAGAAGAGACAACCTGGTTCCCGAGCTATTCCAATCATCCATCCAGACACGCAGGAAGACATATTGAAAAAGATGTTTAATGATTCGCCACCCCCGACGTCATCCGCGCCGTCCACAACGGTAGCATCTACAAGTGGACCACCACCGCCACTACCATCCGGACCAGCTGGGACCGGAAGTTCAGCGCCGCCACCGGCAAACTATAGCACTATTCCTTCAAATGTACCCCAAGTTCCACTAAATCCATCAGCCGTAGATTCTGAATATGATAATTATCCGCCTCATCCTCACCAGGGAACACCGGAATTACCAGGCGGCATGTTGCTGCATCATCAAGCGCCACCCCATATGCATCATCCACCTCCAAATCATCCTCCACCATCGACGCACGTTCATCCTGTACAAGCGCAATTGTACGACATGGGGAGATCGCCAGCCGGTCAGCAGTCGCACGAGCTCGTCTACACTGGCCCTGGCGGCCCACTAAAGACCATCAACCCTCCGCCACATCTTCCTCCGCCGACACACCACTCGGTGGTTCCAGTTCCATCAGCAGCAGAAATGACCACTGCTAGCGGAACACCGGTCGTCTCGGCTAATGCTAATGCACCGTCAGTCGAAATTAAACCCtatcagaagaagaaaaagccgGTCAGTGAACAACAGCAGCAGGTGATCATTCAACAGCCTCCTCCCCCGGTACAACAATCTCATCCACAGCTGCAGCAACACCAAGTGCAGCATCCTCCACCACATCCCCTCCATCATCCACACCCTCTTCCAGCTAATATCAATCATCCTCCACCTCCAACCGGAATCCCAATTAACGACTCCATGTCCATTCCTTTCGGAGGCGCTCCGGAACGATATCGTACTTTCTCGGAGAAATCCATTGCCGAGTCAACCCTGTCGACTGATGCGGAGCCGTTTGTCTACACTGGCCCGACAAGCGTCACCAGCAATCACCAGCAGCAATCACGCATGGAAGAGTTGCCTCAATCGGTCGTAATCCAACCGGAATTGGTTCTTCCGATAGTCGCTCCGGAACAGAAGCAACCTGTCCAAACAGAACCTCAGCAGGAGATCCCAGATTCGCTCAATAAACTAGAAGTGGCGGAGGAACAGATGGCAAACAAGCGAACGGCATCAGCTGTGGACTCTCTAGTGGCTGGCGTGGAGAATCTTAGCGTAGAGGAGCAACCGACGGTAGCCGTCGGGGTTCACAACATTAACAATAAGAAGAACAAACAGCATAAGAAACGATCGGAGGAAGTGCCGTCTGTTAGTGAGACTagcagtagcagcagcagcatcccGAGTAGCAACAAAGATTCAAGCAGTAGCAAGGCTCCTGCTCCAATAACAACGGTAGTGGTTGAACAGCAGAAGCAAGAATCAATCGACGAAATCGATCGGTCTGCTGTTGTCTCAGTGGAGGAACCTCATCAGCAGACCCAGCAGTCTTCGTCATCGTCGTTAATTAATAATTTAGTGGAACATGATAGTAAGTTAGATAAtgataatattaataataatgtgGAATGCACCAGTACTACGATTACAACAAATACCGATAATACTACTACTATTACGACAGACAACAACAACGTCGTATCGTCGCCGATGGAAAACGTTAAACAACTACAACAGCTCGATTCCCGACAAATCACTCCGCCGAAGATGGTGGATGTAGAGAATAACGTCCAGCAGCAGCACCAACCTGAATTCGACGACAACAAGAACGTGGTGGAAACTGCGATAGTTCCATCAAAGGAATCCACCCCGGCCCCCGTGGAACAACTTCCCACACCTGTCACAATTACAAAAGAACTATCTCCGGCACCGACCACGAATACCCTCAAAGCGCCAGCACCACCAGTGGCGCCGATCAAAAAATCCCGATCGCTCACGCTCATTGAGTACGATCCGGGTCAATGGAGCCCGGACAATCCGACAGGCAAGAAAAAATATTCGCGCGACCAGCTGTTGCAGCTAAAGAATACCGCCCCGGCCCGGGAGAAGCCACTGAACCTGCCCAATTGTTTGGAAAGGTCCAACCACAGCGGTGGCCATTCCATGGGTGGTGGTAACCAATACGGCAAGAGCAACTATGTGGAAATGTCTCTGATGCCGACCTTCATTAAGGATCGCATGGTCACGGGCGGCAACCAAATGCGCCAACCCTATCCACCGAAGCGACCATCCCAGCAGGGTAACCAAGGCCAATCAGGTGCGCAATCTAACAAACAATCCCAGCAGGGAATGAGCAAAACCGGTTCCAAGATCATTCGGCTTCAGCTGGATGAGGAAGTAAAACTAAATGAATGCGAAAATGCGTGGCGTCCGAGCCATCTACAGCAGAACGAGGTCCTCGACGATGTCGAACGAAAAACGCAGGAACTTTTCAAAAAGTTCCGCTCCGTACTGAATAAACTGACTCCGGACAATTTTGATAAGCTGGTCCAGCAGGTAAAGTCCTTCGTGATTGACACCGACGAACGGTTGGATGGGTGCATCAAGTTGATCTTTGAAAAGGCCATTGCCGAGCCTAATTTCTCCGAAGCTTACGCCAAGATGTGTAAGGAAATCGGAACATTAGCAGTAGACATCGCAGCCGCTAATAGCGAGAAACGAATGCCGAATTTCAAGAGCCGATTGCTGGCTCAGTGTCAGACGGAGTTCGAGCGACGCCGTAACGATCAGACCAGTGCCATTCGCGACAGTCGCATCAAACTAGAAGCGAACAAAAATCTGGCCAAGGAAGAGTTTGAAGAACTGAAGGCacaattagaagaagaagagcagAAGGTACGGCGGAGAGCCGTCGGAACGGTTCGATTTATCGGAGAACTGTTCAAGCACGGACAACTTACCGCCAGTATTATGCACAGTTGCATCAAGCTGTTAATCGAGAAGGATAGCAGAGATTACGATGAAGAAACACTGGAGTGCTTGTGCAAGCTTCTAACTACCATCGGAGCAAAAATGGAGAAAGAGAATGGTCAAGACTTGGGTCAATACTTTGAAAAGATGGGCGAAATTGTTCGATACAAAGAGAAATACCGAATTAGCAGTAGGATACGGTTCATGATTCAAGATGTGATCGATTTGCGCCGAAATGGATGGCAGCCAAGGCGACAGGATCTCAATCCGAAGACGATGAACCAGATCCAGAAGGAAGCCGAGACTGAGCAACTTCAAATCAATATGAGCTATCTTCCCCGTGGTGGAGATATGGGTCGGGGTGGACGAGGTAACATGCAGGGTGGATCCAAGATGTCCGGTTCTATGGGATCCGGCGGTTACGGCCAAGGTTCGTACGCAAGGGGCGGCAATCAAAGTTCGATGAAGGGCGGTCGGCAAACTGACGACGATGGATTCCAGCAAATTTTGAATAATCGAAACAATCGACAGCAGCAATTGCAGATTGATCCTAAGAAGATCAACATTCCCAGCAACCTGGATACGGCGCGGCTCGGATCGGCGGCGAACTATCAGGGTTGGAAGAACAATAGCAACATGTTTGCTGCTCTCAACAACGAAGACAACCAGGGCGGTAGTGGCTCTGGCAGCAACAGTATGCTGGATCGCGATAGCGATCGGGATCGAGACCGCAGAGATCGTGGTGGAGATCGGGACCGAAATCAACGTGATCGGGACCGAGATCGTGATCGGGACCGCAGCGGTAGTCATAACAAGAATTCGGGAAGCTACCACAAAGGATCGATGGAAAGGGAACGCTACAACCGGTACGGCAGCAGCAGTAGTCAAAACGATGACCGAATGAATCGTTCATCGCGAGAACCGTCGTCGGGCAGCATGCGACCGATGAGTGGCCAGCTAAGCAACAGTCAATTGCATGATCGCGACCGTGATCGTGGCAAAATGCCAATTCAACAGCAGCCTCCATCAATGCAGGGACGATCGTCACAGCAACGACACGCTCCACAATCGTCAGCTCCTCTGCCAGGAAAAATAACATCAAACAGCGGAAGTGCGCTAACAAAATCCGGCTCCGGCCATTTGTATCAACAGCAGCAGCTGCCGCAGTTTGCTATACCAAAGGACGTTCCGCCTCGAAGAAGCTTCCCAACGCCCGATGAGGAAACAGAAACGAACATACAGAAGTTCTCCAAATACGTTAACATCGAAATGGACCAATCGGACTTCGAAGCAAGTGTCCAGGTGCTGAAAGAACTGAACATCAAACCTGACTTCTATCACGCTGCCATCAATCAACTGTTCATGGACAACATCGAACGGGATGGCAAAACTCGTGAATTGGTCGCCCGGGTCATCATTCAGATGTTCGAGAAGAAGGCCATCACTAAGGCCGACTACTTGCACGCCCTCGAGGAGATCTTCAATTTGGCCGACGATCTAATCATCGATATACCTCAGCTGTATATGTACATAACCTCGTTCTATGTGATGCCTCTGAACCAACGGCACGTTAACCTGGTCGATGTACGAAATGTGGCCCAGTGCATTCTGCCGGCACACGGTGCTACTTTGTTGAAGGAACTCCTGCTCCAGTACGAGGCTCTTTACGGCAAGGATGCCACCGTTATGCTGTGGTACGAGTCATCTCTGAATCCGACCGATTTTATCAAAATGGGCAGTGCCGAGGCGGCGGAGAAATACCTGACTGATGCCAAACTAGGCTATCTGCTCGACTCCAGCAGCAAAGCCCTCGACATGCAAACCGTCGGGACGCAAATCAAACATTTCCTGAAAACGCACGCCAAATTTATGGAGATCTACAACTGGATCGCCGGATATGTTGGCCCTGAGCGTGACACCTCCAACGAGTTCATCCGAACCCTCACCAAGGCCGTGATAGAACACTGTATAGACAACAAAACGAAACTGAACATCCAAGAGATTCAGAGGTGGCACCCGATCCTTCAGAAATACCTCGATAACAAGCCGGAACGGGAACTGCAGGCGATGTACGCGATTCAGCGGCTAGTTGTGGAGCTGGAACATCCGCAGAACCTATTACACTCCTTACTGGAGCCACTGTACGATAATGATGTGATAAACGAGGGATTCACCCTCTGGATTGAATCTAAGGATCCACTGGAAGAGCAAGGCAAGGGAGTGTGTTTGAAGGGAATTACGCAGTTCGTGACGATGTTCATGGAGAATTCGAGCGACGACGATAATTAA